In the Clostridia bacterium genome, GCGCCCAGACGGCGTAGGCGAGGACGGACGAAAGGGAGAACTTGACCAGATTGAAGGGCAGGATCGCGCCCCACACGGTCGGGAGGACCTGCGCGCTCGGCACTCCCCAGGCGGGCAGGAAGACGAGCGCGTTCGCCGCGGCCATCACCATCGAGACGAGCAGCGCGGCGCCCGCGAGGGCCCAACCGGCGCTCCGCCGGCCTCCCGCGGACCAGAGCGCGGCGGCGCTGACGACGAACACGCCGCCCGCCAGAGTGTTGGCCGCGATGCCGATGGGCGTCGCACCCTGCAAGAGGAAGCTCAAGGCGTTCTTCACGACCTCCGCGGCCAGCCCGGCCCACGGTCCCAGGGCAAGGCCGACCAGCAACGCGGGCACGTCGCCAGGGTCATACGTCAAGTAGCTCGGGAAGATCCCCAACGGGAAGGCCACATACATCAGCACGAAACCGAGCGCGCCAAGCACGCCGGGCAGCACGACGCGCCGGGTGCGGTGAACGACAGGATTCATTGTGTGACGCCTCCAAAGGCGTACACACCCGGGGCGAACAAAAAACCCCGACCCATGGACGGCTCGGGGCATGGAGACGCAAAGCGTCCCGCGCCTTCTCCCATCCGGACTGTACCGTCGGCTCCGGACTGGAAACGGCGTGGCGCCGTTTCTCCACCGGATCTGCGGCCGCGGCTCTGCCGCGCCGCTCGCGGGCTCCGCTCCTTGCGAGCGCTACCGCCGGTCAGGAATTGGGGCCGAAGCCCCTCACCTTGCCCCGAAGGCGTGTCGCGTATCGATTTTCGGATTCGGCCGAATCCAGACCCACCCTACCGCGGGCGGGCTCGTCCCGTCAACCGGCGCTCACTCGGCTTGCTCCGCGCCGAGGCGTTCCGCGAGGAGCGCCAGCGTGCGCGTGCCGAAACCGTTGGCGAGGTCCTTGGCCTCCGGGTGGTAGGGCCGCTTCTGGCCGCTGACCGCGCCCGCGATGTCGAGATGGCACCAGGGCGTCTCTTCCGCGAATTCCCGGAGGAACATGCCCCCCACGATGGAGCCGGCCTCCCGTTCCCGCGCCGCGTTGCGGATGTCGGCGTACGAGCTCTTGATGAGCTCCCGGTACGCCGGGTCGACCGGCAGCGGCCAGAAGCGCTCGCCGGCGGCGGCGCCGGCGGCTTGGACGGCGCTGCCCAGGTCGGCGTCGCTGGCCATGATCACGCCCATCTCCCGGCCCAGGGCCACGACGGCCGCGCCGGTGAGCGTGGCGATGTCGACGATCCAGCGTGCGCCCTGGAGGACCGCGTACGTGATGGCGTCGGCGAGCACGAGGCGGCCTTCCGCGTCCGTGTTGGCGACTTCCACGGTCTTGCCCGACAGAGTCCGGATGACGTCGCCCGGGCGGTAGGCGCGGCCGCTGATCGCGTTCTCCGCCAGAGCGACGACGCCGAGCACGTCGATTCCGGGCCGCAGCTCGGCGATCGCCCGCATGGCGCCGGCCACGGCCGCCGCGCCGGACTTGTCCATGCGCATCGTCTCCATGCCGGCCGCAGTCTTGATCGACAGGCCGCCGGCGTCAAACGTGATCCCCTTGCCCACGAGCGCGAGCAGGGGGGCGCCCGTCTGTCCGCAGGAATACCGCAGCGCGACGAGGCGGGGCGGGTTGTCGCTGCCGCCGCCGACCGCGAGAATGGCGCCGCAACCCTCGGCAGCCAGCCGTTCCTCGTCCCAGACCTCGATGGACAGGCCCGTCTCCTGGGCAAGCGTCCGAAGGCGCTCGGCGAAAGCCCGCGGGGGCAGGACGTTGCCGGGTTCGTTCGCGAGGTCGCGCGCCAGGGCCACCGCTTCGGCGAGGGTGCGCCCGCGCCGAACGCCGGCCGCCAACCCCGTCCCCTCGCCGTGGATGCCGACGGTCTCCACCCGCGGACCGGCCGCGGCCGCACGGTGGTGGTCGAACCGGTAAAGCGCCATGCCGATGGCTTCGGTCATCGCCTGCGCCGTCACGTGACCGGGCAGGTCGACCTGGAAGACTTCGACGCGCACCACCCGGGCGCCCGCGGCTTCGGCCGCCCGCATCGCCGCCGCCGCGGCGCGGCGCACGTCCTCCGTGCCGGTCTCCTCGCGCGGACCCAGGCCGGCCAGGACCACGTGCCTGGCCGGCATGCGGCCGGCGGTGAAAAAGACGCGCGTCGCGCCCGGCTGCCCGTCGAAACCGGCGGCGTAGGCCTCTTCGAGCGCACCGCCGAGGCGCTCGTCGCACGCGCGCGCGGCGTCCGTCAGCTCGCCGCCCGCGAAGCCTCCGACGACGAGGGCGTCGGCCGCCTCGTCGATGGCCGTCCGCCCCGAAATCTCATACTGCACGTCGATCTCTCCTTCCGCCTCGCGGGGCAGGCCCGCCGATTCACGGGACGTGCGCCGGCAGAGGCTTGCGGCCCTGAAACCCGGCGTCAACCTCGTGGTAGTACATGACCCATGGGTCGTCGCACCGCCAGCAGAGATAGACCGGACGGCCGTCGATCTCCGCGGGGAAGTCGACGATGCCGGCCTCGATGTCCTTGAGGACACAACCGAAGTTCTGGATCTCTTCGATGATGGCGTTGCCGTCCGCGACCATGCGCTCCAGCCGCGCCGTGGCTTCGGCCTGGTCGTACAGGCGGATCAGGTTGCCTTCGCGCGCGTAGCCTTTGAGTCGCATACGCTCCATGCGAACGAATTCGCTCTGGACGTCCGCGTGAAGGGTCCGGAGCCGCAGGACCAAGTCTCGCAGGCGAGGGACGAGGGCGTTCGCTTCGGCGACCGTGAAGCGGCGTCGCTGGGGATGAAGTGTGGCCGAGTGCTCGGAAATTTCGCATCCCTCCCGCACGTCGCAGGCTTCTCCGGAAAGGAGACAGTCCCTGCTCGCGGGGCGCTCGGTCGAGATGTTCCCTTGGATCCGGCGCACCGCCGTACAATACCCTCAAGGACCTCGAACGCCGCTGTCAACCCGGATCGAGCAGGAGGTTCTTCCAAATGGCCTTGGACCATGATCGTTTGACGCGCGTCGCCCACGCGCTCTTCGAAGGCGAGCAACAGGCAACGGTGCGGGCGCCGTCCGCCAGCAAAATCGTCGAATGGGCGGAGGACGTGCGCCGCGTGCTGTTCTGGCGCCATTTCGGGCGGGATCGCAAGATCGCGACGCTCGGCCACCTCATCGAGGAGGTCGGCGCCCTGGAGTGGAACCTCGCGCGGCTCGTCCACGACACGCTGTGCGGGGATTGCGGGGAACAGGACGGCCCGTGCCCTGAACTGGACCGCGCCTTCGACCTGGCGCGCGCCTTCACCGATTCGCTGCCGGAACTGCGCGCCACGCTGATGGAGGACGCCCAGGCCGCATATGACGGCGACCCGGCCGCGCGCAGCCTGGACGAGATCATCCTCGCCTACCCCGGCTTCTTCGCGATCACGATCTACCGGGTGGCTCACCGGCTGCTGGAGCTCGGCGTCCCGTTGCTGCCGCGCATGCTGACCGAGTACGCGCACAGCCGGACGGGCATCGACATCCACCCCGGCGCCGAGATCGGCCGGCACTTCTTCATCGACCATGGCACGGGAGTCGTCATCGGCGAGACGGCGCGCATCGGCGACCGGGTCAAAATCTACCAGGGAGTGACCCTCGGCGCCCTCAGCTTCCCGAAGGACGAGCGCGGCAAGGTGGTGCGGAACACGAAGCGCCACCCCACCATCGAGGACGACGTCACCATCTACGCCGGCGCGACGATCCTCGGCGGGCGCACGGTGATCGGCCGCGGCTCCGAGATCGGGGGCAACGTGTGGCTGATTGAGTCGGTGCCGCCCGGAAGCAAGGTGTTGAACCGGCCGCAGATCGAGGTGCGCGCGTAGCGCCCGCGGCGGGGCGCGGCGCGACCGGCACGCTCCGGCCGCCTCAAGCATAGCGACCGCGTGGCCGCCATAACCGTGAAAACGCCACGTGAGGGAGGCGTTTCACGGTGCCGCGTCGCACGCGAGCGCTGCGCTGGATCGCGATCTCGGCCGCCATTGCCGCAATGTGCGCTGGAGCGTGGTTCGCGGCGGCGCGGTGGCCGGCGGGGGCTCCCGCCGGAGGCGCGTGGCTGCTGGCGCCCACGAATGGCGGTGCGGCCGTCGCGTTTTCCCCATCCGGCCGGCAGGTGCAGTTGCGCCGCTGCCCACCCGCCTGCCCCGACGGCCGCGTGGCCGCCTGGGCGTTGGCGGGCGACGGCCGGACGCTCGCGTGGATCGAGCGCACGGACGACGGCGAGACGCTGCACGTCCGCTCCACGGACGATGGCGGGGCCGCGGAGTGGACGGCGCCGTTGCCGGAGACGGCGCCCCTGCCGGGGGAACGCCTGCCGCCCCTCGCCCCGCGCCTGACGTGGAGCCCGAACCACCGCGCCGTGCTCGTGCTGCCTTTGGAAGGCCCGCCGCTCGTGGCGTGGACCGACGTCCACGACGTCGTGAACCTTGAGGCGCCGCCCGCGCGCGAGGTCCGCGCCGTCGCATGGTCGGCCGGCGGAGCGGACGTGGGCTTCGTCGCAGCCAGCCGCGACAGCGGCGACGAGCGCGCGGGCGCCGTCCTGATCGCTGATGCGCATACGGGGCGCGTGCGGGCGCAGGCGGTGGCCGTGTCGCCGGCCGCCGGGCTCGCATGGGTCGGCGACCGCCTCGTGTTCGCGGCGTACGCGCG is a window encoding:
- a CDS encoding ECF transporter S component — its product is MNPVVHRTRRVVLPGVLGALGFVLMYVAFPLGIFPSYLTYDPGDVPALLVGLALGPWAGLAAEVVKNALSFLLQGATPIGIAANTLAGGVFVVSAAALWSAGGRRSAGWALAGAALLVSMVMAAANALVFLPAWGVPSAQVLPTVWGAILPFNLVKFSLSSVLAYAVWARLGARLTASAGTAAAGAAAVQPAGAAVPEPAPGRADALRAKGTRGSAE
- a CDS encoding leucyl aminopeptidase gives rise to the protein MQYEISGRTAIDEAADALVVGGFAGGELTDAARACDERLGGALEEAYAAGFDGQPGATRVFFTAGRMPARHVVLAGLGPREETGTEDVRRAAAAAMRAAEAAGARVVRVEVFQVDLPGHVTAQAMTEAIGMALYRFDHHRAAAAGPRVETVGIHGEGTGLAAGVRRGRTLAEAVALARDLANEPGNVLPPRAFAERLRTLAQETGLSIEVWDEERLAAEGCGAILAVGGGSDNPPRLVALRYSCGQTGAPLLALVGKGITFDAGGLSIKTAAGMETMRMDKSGAAAVAGAMRAIAELRPGIDVLGVVALAENAISGRAYRPGDVIRTLSGKTVEVANTDAEGRLVLADAITYAVLQGARWIVDIATLTGAAVVALGREMGVIMASDADLGSAVQAAGAAAGERFWPLPVDPAYRELIKSSYADIRNAAREREAGSIVGGMFLREFAEETPWCHLDIAGAVSGQKRPYHPEAKDLANGFGTRTLALLAERLGAEQAE
- a CDS encoding DUF2203 domain-containing protein, with the protein product MREGCEISEHSATLHPQRRRFTVAEANALVPRLRDLVLRLRTLHADVQSEFVRMERMRLKGYAREGNLIRLYDQAEATARLERMVADGNAIIEEIQNFGCVLKDIEAGIVDFPAEIDGRPVYLCWRCDDPWVMYYHEVDAGFQGRKPLPAHVP
- a CDS encoding serine acetyltransferase; amino-acid sequence: MALDHDRLTRVAHALFEGEQQATVRAPSASKIVEWAEDVRRVLFWRHFGRDRKIATLGHLIEEVGALEWNLARLVHDTLCGDCGEQDGPCPELDRAFDLARAFTDSLPELRATLMEDAQAAYDGDPAARSLDEIILAYPGFFAITIYRVAHRLLELGVPLLPRMLTEYAHSRTGIDIHPGAEIGRHFFIDHGTGVVIGETARIGDRVKIYQGVTLGALSFPKDERGKVVRNTKRHPTIEDDVTIYAGATILGGRTVIGRGSEIGGNVWLIESVPPGSKVLNRPQIEVRA